AAAAGAGCGCTAACTGAGTTTTTAGTTACAGGCATTGATACGACTATCCCATTCCATTTAAGATTGTTGGAAAATGATGTGTTTGAATCAGGTGATTTTAATACCAATTTCCTAGAGATTCATGATATTATAAATAATGAAGATAAATAGGGAGGGATTCAAATGGCTAAAACAATTGAAAATGAAAAGCCTTCTTTAGGTAAGATTGAGATTGCGCCGGAAGTTATTGAAGTCATAGCGAGTATTGCGACTACAGATATTAAAGGTGTATCTCATATGCAATCCGTTTTTAATAAGAATTCCTTAGAAAAATTCGGGAAAAAGAATTTTGGTAAAGGTATAAAAGTCGATATAAAAGAAGATGGCATCTACATTAATGTTTACTGTACATTTGATTATGGCACAAAAATTTCTGAAACTGCTCGAAAGGTTCAGACTGAAATTAAACAAGCATTAAATACGATGACAGCATTAACGCCAAAAGAAGTTAATGTACATATCGTTAATATACATTTCCAATAATAAAAAATGATTAATTAAGAGGATGCGTGCATCCTCTTATTCTTTGAAGGAGAAGAATATGAAAAGAACAGAACTTAGAGAAATCGTCTTTAAAACATTGTATCAATTAGAAAATAACAAAATAGAGTTAACAGTAGAGGAAGCAATTAACTACTTAGTCGACGACTTTAAAGGTGAACAATATTTATATGTTAAACACTTTGTTAAAGAAGTCATCGACAAAAAAGAAGAACTAGATGAAATATTCATACCGCATTTAAAAAAATGGACGTTAGAACGTTTACTTAAAACGGACCGTATTATTTTAAGAATGGCAACATATGAATTAAATTATACTGACACACCACAAAAAGTCATTTTTAATGAAGCAGTTGAAATTGCAAAAGTGTACAGTGACGACGAACATTATAAATTTATTAACGGTGTATTAAGCAGTTTATCAAAATAATAAAGAGTGATATAAATGGATAAATATTTATCAGTTACAGCTATAACTAAATATATCAAATATAAATTTGATCAAGACCCTCATTTACAAAATGTATTTATAAAGGGTGAGATTTCAAACTTCAAAAAACATTCAAGTGGACATCTTTATTTCGCATTAAAAGATGATAAAGGTGTATTAAGTGCGATGATGTTTAAATCCAATGCTAATCAACTATCATTTGAACCTAAAGAAGGGGATCAAGTCTTAATTGAAGGAAGAATTGGTATATACGAATCGAGAGGCTCATACCAAATATACGTTCAAACGATGCAATTAGATGGTGTCGGTCTTTTGTATGAAAAATTTGAAGCACTAAAAAAAGAATTGGCTGAAAAAGGATACTTTAATAATGAACATAAATTAAGTATCCCTAAATATCCTAGAAAAATCGCTGTATTAACTGCATCGACAGGAGCTGCAGTTAGAGATATTTGTTCTACCTTAGATAAACGCTATCCGCTTGCAGAGCAAGTGTTAATTAGTACTTTAGTACAAGGTAAAGAAGCTAAGGATAATATCATTAACAATATTAAAAAAGCTGACTCAATGGATGTTGATGTTATTATCGTTGGTCGTGGTGGTGGATCTATAGAAGATCTGTGGAGCTTTAATGAAAGAGAAGTTGTAGAAGCTATTTATAATTGCGCTACACCTATTGTTTCTGCTGTTGGACATGAAACTGATACTACATTAAGTGATTTTGTAAGTGATGTTAGAGCAGCAACGCCTACTCAAGCAGCAGTCATAGCCACACCAGATATAAAAGCGTTATATCAACTTATTGCGAATGCTCGTCAATATTTAACAAAGCATGTTACACAAAGTATTCAACAAGACAAACATAAATTAAAACAGCTATCATCTTATTATAAGTTAAAGACACCATCGTTATTATACGATCAAGAAACTCAAAAATTAGATGATTATCAAAAGCAATTAACAAGAAATTTAGAACAAACGATTTTAAGAAATAAGCATAAAATTGATATTTTACAAAATAAGTTGAGAATAGGACCTATTCATAATAAAACAACTCAATATAGACAAGATTTTGACCGATTGAATGCTATGCAATCACAATTAATCAATCGCATCATTACTCAGAAAAAGCAAATGCTTACGAGTAAATTGGCACAGCTAGATGCACTGAGTCCAACACAAATAATGCTTAGAGGTTATTCAATTATTGAAAAAAATGATAAAATCATTACAAGTAAAGATGATTTAAATATAGAAGATAATATTACGATTAATTTAAAAGATGGCAAAATAAATGCTAATGTAAAAGAAATTAGGTGACAAATGTGGCTAACGAACAAACTTTTGAAGAAATGATGGTTGAACTAGAGAAAGTAGTAGGTAAACTAGATGAAGAAAGCATTTCACTAGAAGAATCAATCGAACTTTATCAACGCGGTATCGAATTAAGTAGTAAATGTGAATTGAAACTTAAAGAGGCTGAGGATAAAGTAAATAAACTTGTTCAAAAAGAGGGTGATTCTGATGAGTCAGTTAATGAATAGTTATGTTGATAAATTTAATGAATCTCTAAAACAGACTAAACTTGATCCAGTCGTGGATACTAAGTTAGAAGAAAGTATGAGATATTCATTGTCAGCTGGAGGAAAACGTATAAGACCTGTATTGCTTTTAATGACATTGTCTATGCTGAAATGTGACATTAAAAAAGGGCTGGAAACTGCTAAAGCTCTTGAAATGATACATACTTATTCGCTCATACATGATGATTTGCCTGCTATGGATAATGATGATTATAGACGTGGTATGAAGACGAATCATAAAGTTTATGGTGATGCCACAGCAATTCTTGCTGGTGATGCATTGTTAACGAAAGCATTCGAACTTATTACTAAAGATACATATATAGCATCAGATGATAAGGTTAAGCTTATTAGATTGCTATCTGAATCTGCAGGACACCAAGGTATGGTCGGTGGCCAAGTTTTAGATATGGATAGTGAAGATAAAGAAATTTCACTGGATACGTTACGTAAAATCCATAGATATAAGACGGGCGCACTTATTCAATTTTCAGTAGTTGCCGCATGTACCATTGCGAAAGTAAGTAGCAAAACGTTCCTCTTATTAGATTCATTTAGCCAAGAATTAGGTTTGATCTTTCAAATTAAAGATGATTTATTAGACATCGAAGGTGATTTCGATAAAATAGGTAAATCTGTCGGAAGTGATGAAATTAACAATAAGAGCACTTATGTATCACTTTTAGGTAAGACAAATACTAAAGTTGCATTAGAACAACCTGTTAATCAAGCTTTATATTTATTGGAACAATTAGAAGAACAATACGACACAGATGAACTGAAGTCACTTACTCAATTATTTGCAAATAGAGAAAATTAGACACTTAGCAAAATTATTCGAGCTTTCGTAATAAACAGGGCTAAAGGTGGTTAAACAATGGATGTTTCAAGTATACAAAATCCATCCTTTATCAAAGACTTATCTAATCAAGAATTAGAAGAATTAAGTAGTGAAATTAGAAAGTTTTTAATAGAAACATGTTCTGTAACGGGTGGACATATTGGGGCTAACTTAGGTGTAGTTGAATTAACATTAAGCTTACACAAACATTTTAATAGCCCTATAGATAAAATTATCTGGGATGTTGGTCATCAAACGTATATTCATAAAATCTTAACAGGTAGAGGACATGAATTTAATTCTTTAAGACAATATAAAGGTTTATGTGGTTTTCCTAAAACGAAAGAGTCAGAGCATGATGTTTGGGAAGCTGGACATAGTTCAACTTCTTTATCAGCTGCTATGGGTATGGCAAAAGCGCGTGATATTTTAGGGAAAACAAATCATGTTGTACCAGTTATTGGTGATGGTGCATTAACAGGTGGGATGGCACTTGAAGCACTTAATCATATCGGTCATGATAAGACGAATTTAACAATCATATTAAACGATAATGAAATGAGTATAGCGCCTAATGTCGGTGCTATGCATAATATGTTTGGACGGATTAGAACGAACCAAAATTATAATAGATTTAAATTTGATGCTGAAACTTTTATGAGCAGACTTCCAGGTGGAGACCGTTTAAGAGATTCAGCAGATAAAATAAAAGATAGTTTGAAATATTTAGTAGTCGATGGTATTTTCTTTGAAGAATTAGGCATTAAATATATTGGCCCAGTTGATGGTCATAACTTCAAAGAATTAGATGAAGCGATATCTGCATCAAAACAAATAAACAAACCAGTGTTAATTCACGTCGTAACTAAAAAAGGCAAAGGTTATAAACCTGCCGAAGTTGATACAGTTGGCACATGGCATGGTCTTGGACCGTATAAGCTTGAAACTGGTGAAGTTATTAAAGGTGATGCTGAAGGTCCAGCTTGGAGTGCTTTAATGAGCGATCAAGTCTTAAATTATGCTAAACAAGATAAACGTGTTGTAGCTATTACACCTGCCATGCCTGTAGGTTCTAAGTTAACAAAATTTCAACAAGCATTACCGGAACAATTTTTTGATGTTGGCATTGCTGAGCAACATGCCGTTACGATGGCCGCAGGTTTAGCGACACAAGGTATGAAACCTTACGTAGCCATTTACTCGACATTTATGCAACGTGCATATGATCAACTATTGCATGATGTAGATAGACAAAATTTAAACGTACTTTTTGGTGTTGATAGAGCAGGACTCGTAGGTGCTGATGGAGAAACGCATCAAGGTGTATTCGATGTCGGCTTCTTGAGCCAATTTCCCAATTTTACAATTATGATGCCTAAAGATGGCGACGAAGCGATTGCTATGGTTAAAACAGCTTTTGAAACAGAACACGGACCAATGGCTATTAGATATCCACGCGGAAATGCGCCAATGTTAAATGAAACTAAGAAGAATGAAGTTTTAGAAATCGGAACATGGCAGTACGAACGAATGGGACAACATTTATCTATTATTAGTTACGGGCCAACAGTTAAAATCATTACTGATGTAGCAGATGAACTATTAAAAGAGGGTATAAATGTAAATGTTATTAATGCTCGCTTTATTAAACCGATGGACTTTGATATGTTACACGAAATAGGTAAAGATACTAACCCTATTATTACTGTTGAAGAGTCCATGTTAACTGGTGGTTTAGGTAGTCAAATTGCTACTTTCATTAAAGATCATGATTATCAAAATGTAATGCGCAGAATTGGCATAAACGACGAATATATTGAACATGGTGATGTCGATTTATTATTAGAAGATATTGGTATCTCTAAAGCAAATATAAAATCACTTGTTAAATCATTAATTAGATAATATTTATAAGTATATGAATAATTATGTTGAAAGTGACGCTTTAGTAGACCTAAAGCGTCTTTTAATATATTAATAACGCTTACATTACTCATTTTATCGTTTTTATGCTATTATAAGTGTATAAATATTCATTAATAGAGGTGTAGGTAATGGCGAACAAAACGATGCGTCAAATTAAGATAAGAGAAATAATTTCAAACGAACAAATAGAAACTCAAGAAGAGTTAGTTAAACGATTAAATGAATATGACTTGAATATTACACAAGCGACGATTTCTCGTGATATAAAAGAATTACAATTAATAAAAGTTCCAGCTCCTTCTGGACAATATATCTATAGTTTACCAAGAGATAGAAAATATCATCCAATTGATAAATTAGGAAGATATTTAATGGACTCCTTCGTTAAAATTGATGGTGCCGATAACTTATTAGTATTAAAGACATTACCTGGTAATGCTCAATCTATTGGTGCAATAATTGACCAAATCGATTGGTCTGAAGTAATAGGTACTATTTGTGGAGACGATACTTGCTTAATTATTTGTAAAGATAAAGAAGCTGCTGAAGTAATCACGGATAGAATTTTCAATATGCTTTAAAGGAGATTTAATATACAATGTTACAAGCACTTACAATTAAACAATTCGCTATAATTGAATCTTTAGAAATAAATTTTTCAGATGGACTAACTGTGTTAAGTGGTGAAACTGGAGCGGGTAAATCTATTATCATAGATGCAATCGGCCAATTAGTAGGTGCAAGAGCGTCTCAAAGCTTTGTAAGACATGGTGAACAAAAGGCGACGATTGAAGGCGTATTTGATATCGACAATGTACCTAATGTGAACAAAATCTTAAACAAGCTAGATATAGATTTCGATGAAGATTTCTTATTTGTTAAGAGAGAAATATTTGCTTCTGGTAAAAGTATTTGTAAATTAAATAATCAGAATGTGACTTTAGCTGACTTGAAAATAGTTATGCAAGAACTGTTAGACATTCACGGTCAACATGAGACGCAAGTTCTGTTAAAGCCTAAATATCATTTATCTCTATTAGATAATTATGCTGATGGCTCATATCAAACAGAAATTAATCAATACGAAGAAGCTTTTCGATCTTATCGTGTTAAAAAACAAGAACTTGAAAAATTAGAGTCACAAGATCAAGCTTTATTACAAAGGTTAGATTTAATAAAATTCCAACGTGATGAGTTACATGATGCAGACTTGAAAGAAGAAGAAATCGACTTTTTAAACAAAGAAATTAAAAAGCTTCAAAACCATGAAAAAATAAATGAAAGTCTAAATAAAGCGCATATTTTATTATCTAGTGAAGAAAATATCACGGATAAGATATATGAACTTAATCAAGAAATTCAACATATTACGGATATTATTCCTGAGAAGTATACATCGTTTAGCGAAGAGCTCGATCAAATGTATTATACGTTAGAGGATTATAAACATGAGTTATATAATGATTTAACATCAAATGATTTTGATGAGTCTTTATTAAACGAATATGAATCACGTTTAAATGTACTTACAGATTTAAATCGTAAATATGGTAAAAGTATACCTGAGTTAATTAAATATAGAGATAAAATTGATGATGAAATATTCAAAATTGAAAATTATGAACAAAGTACATCGCAATTACGAGATGAAATAAATGCACTTTATGATGATGTCATGAATTATGGACAAGCACTTTCTACGAAGAGAAGAGAAGTAGCTTTACAACTAAGAGATAGATTA
This portion of the Mammaliicoccus vitulinus genome encodes:
- a CDS encoding Asp23/Gls24 family envelope stress response protein; its protein translation is MAKTIENEKPSLGKIEIAPEVIEVIASIATTDIKGVSHMQSVFNKNSLEKFGKKNFGKGIKVDIKEDGIYINVYCTFDYGTKISETARKVQTEIKQALNTMTALTPKEVNVHIVNIHFQ
- the nusB gene encoding transcription antitermination factor NusB, producing MKRTELREIVFKTLYQLENNKIELTVEEAINYLVDDFKGEQYLYVKHFVKEVIDKKEELDEIFIPHLKKWTLERLLKTDRIILRMATYELNYTDTPQKVIFNEAVEIAKVYSDDEHYKFINGVLSSLSK
- the xseA gene encoding exodeoxyribonuclease VII large subunit, whose translation is MDKYLSVTAITKYIKYKFDQDPHLQNVFIKGEISNFKKHSSGHLYFALKDDKGVLSAMMFKSNANQLSFEPKEGDQVLIEGRIGIYESRGSYQIYVQTMQLDGVGLLYEKFEALKKELAEKGYFNNEHKLSIPKYPRKIAVLTASTGAAVRDICSTLDKRYPLAEQVLISTLVQGKEAKDNIINNIKKADSMDVDVIIVGRGGGSIEDLWSFNEREVVEAIYNCATPIVSAVGHETDTTLSDFVSDVRAATPTQAAVIATPDIKALYQLIANARQYLTKHVTQSIQQDKHKLKQLSSYYKLKTPSLLYDQETQKLDDYQKQLTRNLEQTILRNKHKIDILQNKLRIGPIHNKTTQYRQDFDRLNAMQSQLINRIITQKKQMLTSKLAQLDALSPTQIMLRGYSIIEKNDKIITSKDDLNIEDNITINLKDGKINANVKEIR
- the xseB gene encoding exodeoxyribonuclease VII small subunit, with the translated sequence MMVELEKVVGKLDEESISLEESIELYQRGIELSSKCELKLKEAEDKVNKLVQKEGDSDESVNE
- a CDS encoding polyprenyl synthetase family protein, which translates into the protein MSQLMNSYVDKFNESLKQTKLDPVVDTKLEESMRYSLSAGGKRIRPVLLLMTLSMLKCDIKKGLETAKALEMIHTYSLIHDDLPAMDNDDYRRGMKTNHKVYGDATAILAGDALLTKAFELITKDTYIASDDKVKLIRLLSESAGHQGMVGGQVLDMDSEDKEISLDTLRKIHRYKTGALIQFSVVAACTIAKVSSKTFLLLDSFSQELGLIFQIKDDLLDIEGDFDKIGKSVGSDEINNKSTYVSLLGKTNTKVALEQPVNQALYLLEQLEEQYDTDELKSLTQLFANREN
- the dxs gene encoding 1-deoxy-D-xylulose-5-phosphate synthase — translated: MDVSSIQNPSFIKDLSNQELEELSSEIRKFLIETCSVTGGHIGANLGVVELTLSLHKHFNSPIDKIIWDVGHQTYIHKILTGRGHEFNSLRQYKGLCGFPKTKESEHDVWEAGHSSTSLSAAMGMAKARDILGKTNHVVPVIGDGALTGGMALEALNHIGHDKTNLTIILNDNEMSIAPNVGAMHNMFGRIRTNQNYNRFKFDAETFMSRLPGGDRLRDSADKIKDSLKYLVVDGIFFEELGIKYIGPVDGHNFKELDEAISASKQINKPVLIHVVTKKGKGYKPAEVDTVGTWHGLGPYKLETGEVIKGDAEGPAWSALMSDQVLNYAKQDKRVVAITPAMPVGSKLTKFQQALPEQFFDVGIAEQHAVTMAAGLATQGMKPYVAIYSTFMQRAYDQLLHDVDRQNLNVLFGVDRAGLVGADGETHQGVFDVGFLSQFPNFTIMMPKDGDEAIAMVKTAFETEHGPMAIRYPRGNAPMLNETKKNEVLEIGTWQYERMGQHLSIISYGPTVKIITDVADELLKEGINVNVINARFIKPMDFDMLHEIGKDTNPIITVEESMLTGGLGSQIATFIKDHDYQNVMRRIGINDEYIEHGDVDLLLEDIGISKANIKSLVKSLIR
- the ahrC gene encoding transcriptional regulator AhrC/ArgR, whose translation is MANKTMRQIKIREIISNEQIETQEELVKRLNEYDLNITQATISRDIKELQLIKVPAPSGQYIYSLPRDRKYHPIDKLGRYLMDSFVKIDGADNLLVLKTLPGNAQSIGAIIDQIDWSEVIGTICGDDTCLIICKDKEAAEVITDRIFNML
- the recN gene encoding DNA repair protein RecN, with protein sequence MLQALTIKQFAIIESLEINFSDGLTVLSGETGAGKSIIIDAIGQLVGARASQSFVRHGEQKATIEGVFDIDNVPNVNKILNKLDIDFDEDFLFVKREIFASGKSICKLNNQNVTLADLKIVMQELLDIHGQHETQVLLKPKYHLSLLDNYADGSYQTEINQYEEAFRSYRVKKQELEKLESQDQALLQRLDLIKFQRDELHDADLKEEEIDFLNKEIKKLQNHEKINESLNKAHILLSSEENITDKIYELNQEIQHITDIIPEKYTSFSEELDQMYYTLEDYKHELYNDLTSNDFDESLLNEYESRLNVLTDLNRKYGKSIPELIKYRDKIDDEIFKIENYEQSTSQLRDEINALYDDVMNYGQALSTKRREVALQLRDRLVEEVQNLHMQDANIEITFSKTKPSTYGLEEVEFLISPNKGEPLKSLNKIASGGELSRIMLALKSIFVSSKGQTAILFDEVDTGVSGRVAQKMAEKMHQISQSLQVICISHLPQVAAICDNHLYITKETVNDRTTTSIKQLVGKDKIDEIARMISGVEVTELTKKHAKEMISQNKKLK